A stretch of Gambusia affinis linkage group LG10, SWU_Gaff_1.0, whole genome shotgun sequence DNA encodes these proteins:
- the plcxd1 gene encoding PI-PLC X domain-containing protein 1 isoform X4, protein MSGCSELSLRELPMESWMSHLPCALWDTPLYHLAIPGSHNAVTYCLDMNDRSPVDPMQPDMLQKLDKYMKPLIRPFVYKWAKTQEFTIKHQLDCGVRYCDLRIAHRPNDHSTDLYFYHGVYTTLTVETVLTEIKEWLDSHPKEVVILSFSHFLGLNQELHVRLLANIRDTFASKLCPKTEALTLRNLWALGYQVIASYEHSISSSHGDLWPHIPYWWANKCRAEALIEEFEARKQHGRPGGFFVTGINLTEDLKYICTHPTESLKDLVMSTYPALLGWVREQTPGPRPGSLNIIAGDFITESHFAPTVITLNEKLLKWSS, encoded by the exons ATGTCCGGATGCAGCGAGTTGAGCCTGAGGGAGCTGCCCATGGAGAGCTGGATGTCTCACCTGCCATGCGCCCTGTGGGACACCCCGCTGTACCACCTGGCCATTCCGG GCAGCCACAACGCCGTAACCTACTGCCTGGACATGAACGACCGGTCTCCCGTGGACCCCATGCAGCCGGACATGCTCCAGAAGCTGGACAAATACATGAAGCCCCTCATTCGCCCTTTTGTGTACAAGTGGGCGAAAACGCAG gagTTCACCATAAAGCACCAGCTGGACTGCGGTGTTAGATACTGCGACCTGAGAATCGCACACAGACCCAACGACCACTCCACGGACCTGTACTTCTACCACGGCGTCTACACCACGCTCACCGTCGAG ACCGTCCTCACAGAGATAAAGGAATGGCTGGACTCTCATCCCAAAGAGGTGGTGATTCTGTCCTTCAGCCACTTCCTTGGTCTGAACCAGGAGCTCCACGTCCGGCTGCTCGCCAACATCCGCGACACATTCGCCTCCAAACTCTGCCCCAAAACG GAGGCGCTAACTCTTCGCAATCTGTGGGCTTTGGGCTACCAGGTGATTGCGTCCTACGAACACAGTATTTCCAGCTCCCACGGCGACCTGTGGCCTCACATTCCCTACTGGTGGGCCAACAAGTGCAGGGCCGAGGCGCTCATCGAGGAGTTTGAGGCAAGAAAGCAACACGGTAGACCAG GCGGTTTCTTCGTCACCGGGATCAATCTGACGGAGGACCTGAAGTACATCTGCACCCACCCCACCGAGTCCCTGAAGGACCTGGTGATGTCCACGTACCCGGCGCTGCTGGGGTGGGTCAGGGAGCAGACGCCCGGCCCCAGACCGGGCTCCCTCAACATCATCGCCGGGGACTTCATCACAGAGAGCCACTTCGCACCCACCGTCATCACGCTGAACGAAAAGCTGCTGAAGTGGTCCTCGTGA
- the plcxd1 gene encoding PI-PLC X domain-containing protein 1 isoform X2, translating to MSGCSELSLRELPMESWMSHLPCALWDTPLYHLAIPGSHNAVTYCLDMNDRSPVDPMQPDMLQKLDKYMKPLIRPFVYKWAKTQEFTIKHQLDCGVRYCDLRIAHRPNDHSTDLYFYHGVYTTLTVEVTSRGAQTLVVLTVLTEIKEWLDSHPKEVVILSFSHFLGLNQELHVRLLANIRDTFASKLCPKTEALTLRNLWALGYQVIASYEHSISSSHGDLWPHIPYWWANKCRAEALIEEFEARKQHGRPGGFFVTGINLTEDLKYICTHPTESLKDLVMSTYPALLGWVREQTPGPRPGSLNIIAGDFITESHFAPTVITLNEKLLKWSS from the exons ATGTCCGGATGCAGCGAGTTGAGCCTGAGGGAGCTGCCCATGGAGAGCTGGATGTCTCACCTGCCATGCGCCCTGTGGGACACCCCGCTGTACCACCTGGCCATTCCGG GCAGCCACAACGCCGTAACCTACTGCCTGGACATGAACGACCGGTCTCCCGTGGACCCCATGCAGCCGGACATGCTCCAGAAGCTGGACAAATACATGAAGCCCCTCATTCGCCCTTTTGTGTACAAGTGGGCGAAAACGCAG gagTTCACCATAAAGCACCAGCTGGACTGCGGTGTTAGATACTGCGACCTGAGAATCGCACACAGACCCAACGACCACTCCACGGACCTGTACTTCTACCACGGCGTCTACACCACGCTCACCGTCGAGGTAACCTCGAGAGGCGCGCAGACCCTAGTAGTTCTG ACCGTCCTCACAGAGATAAAGGAATGGCTGGACTCTCATCCCAAAGAGGTGGTGATTCTGTCCTTCAGCCACTTCCTTGGTCTGAACCAGGAGCTCCACGTCCGGCTGCTCGCCAACATCCGCGACACATTCGCCTCCAAACTCTGCCCCAAAACG GAGGCGCTAACTCTTCGCAATCTGTGGGCTTTGGGCTACCAGGTGATTGCGTCCTACGAACACAGTATTTCCAGCTCCCACGGCGACCTGTGGCCTCACATTCCCTACTGGTGGGCCAACAAGTGCAGGGCCGAGGCGCTCATCGAGGAGTTTGAGGCAAGAAAGCAACACGGTAGACCAG GCGGTTTCTTCGTCACCGGGATCAATCTGACGGAGGACCTGAAGTACATCTGCACCCACCCCACCGAGTCCCTGAAGGACCTGGTGATGTCCACGTACCCGGCGCTGCTGGGGTGGGTCAGGGAGCAGACGCCCGGCCCCAGACCGGGCTCCCTCAACATCATCGCCGGGGACTTCATCACAGAGAGCCACTTCGCACCCACCGTCATCACGCTGAACGAAAAGCTGCTGAAGTGGTCCTCGTGA
- the plcxd1 gene encoding PI-PLC X domain-containing protein 1 isoform X1 — protein MRLKYGKVQRLRSVLCSRIKRRRVSTNDQSVSPFSPSGSHNAVTYCLDMNDRSPVDPMQPDMLQKLDKYMKPLIRPFVYKWAKTQEFTIKHQLDCGVRYCDLRIAHRPNDHSTDLYFYHGVYTTLTVEVTSRGAQTLVVLTVLTEIKEWLDSHPKEVVILSFSHFLGLNQELHVRLLANIRDTFASKLCPKTEALTLRNLWALGYQVIASYEHSISSSHGDLWPHIPYWWANKCRAEALIEEFEARKQHGRPGGFFVTGINLTEDLKYICTHPTESLKDLVMSTYPALLGWVREQTPGPRPGSLNIIAGDFITESHFAPTVITLNEKLLKWSS, from the exons ATGCGACTTAAATATGGCAAAGTTCAAAGGTTAAGATCAGTCCTCTGTTCACGAATCAAACGCCGGCGTGTCTCCACAAACGACCAAAGCGTTTCTCCGTTTTCTCCCTCAGGCAGCCACAACGCCGTAACCTACTGCCTGGACATGAACGACCGGTCTCCCGTGGACCCCATGCAGCCGGACATGCTCCAGAAGCTGGACAAATACATGAAGCCCCTCATTCGCCCTTTTGTGTACAAGTGGGCGAAAACGCAG gagTTCACCATAAAGCACCAGCTGGACTGCGGTGTTAGATACTGCGACCTGAGAATCGCACACAGACCCAACGACCACTCCACGGACCTGTACTTCTACCACGGCGTCTACACCACGCTCACCGTCGAGGTAACCTCGAGAGGCGCGCAGACCCTAGTAGTTCTG ACCGTCCTCACAGAGATAAAGGAATGGCTGGACTCTCATCCCAAAGAGGTGGTGATTCTGTCCTTCAGCCACTTCCTTGGTCTGAACCAGGAGCTCCACGTCCGGCTGCTCGCCAACATCCGCGACACATTCGCCTCCAAACTCTGCCCCAAAACG GAGGCGCTAACTCTTCGCAATCTGTGGGCTTTGGGCTACCAGGTGATTGCGTCCTACGAACACAGTATTTCCAGCTCCCACGGCGACCTGTGGCCTCACATTCCCTACTGGTGGGCCAACAAGTGCAGGGCCGAGGCGCTCATCGAGGAGTTTGAGGCAAGAAAGCAACACGGTAGACCAG GCGGTTTCTTCGTCACCGGGATCAATCTGACGGAGGACCTGAAGTACATCTGCACCCACCCCACCGAGTCCCTGAAGGACCTGGTGATGTCCACGTACCCGGCGCTGCTGGGGTGGGTCAGGGAGCAGACGCCCGGCCCCAGACCGGGCTCCCTCAACATCATCGCCGGGGACTTCATCACAGAGAGCCACTTCGCACCCACCGTCATCACGCTGAACGAAAAGCTGCTGAAGTGGTCCTCGTGA
- the plcxd1 gene encoding PI-PLC X domain-containing protein 1 isoform X3, protein MRLKYGKVQRLRSVLCSRIKRRRVSTNDQSVSPFSPSGSHNAVTYCLDMNDRSPVDPMQPDMLQKLDKYMKPLIRPFVYKWAKTQEFTIKHQLDCGVRYCDLRIAHRPNDHSTDLYFYHGVYTTLTVETVLTEIKEWLDSHPKEVVILSFSHFLGLNQELHVRLLANIRDTFASKLCPKTEALTLRNLWALGYQVIASYEHSISSSHGDLWPHIPYWWANKCRAEALIEEFEARKQHGRPGGFFVTGINLTEDLKYICTHPTESLKDLVMSTYPALLGWVREQTPGPRPGSLNIIAGDFITESHFAPTVITLNEKLLKWSS, encoded by the exons ATGCGACTTAAATATGGCAAAGTTCAAAGGTTAAGATCAGTCCTCTGTTCACGAATCAAACGCCGGCGTGTCTCCACAAACGACCAAAGCGTTTCTCCGTTTTCTCCCTCAGGCAGCCACAACGCCGTAACCTACTGCCTGGACATGAACGACCGGTCTCCCGTGGACCCCATGCAGCCGGACATGCTCCAGAAGCTGGACAAATACATGAAGCCCCTCATTCGCCCTTTTGTGTACAAGTGGGCGAAAACGCAG gagTTCACCATAAAGCACCAGCTGGACTGCGGTGTTAGATACTGCGACCTGAGAATCGCACACAGACCCAACGACCACTCCACGGACCTGTACTTCTACCACGGCGTCTACACCACGCTCACCGTCGAG ACCGTCCTCACAGAGATAAAGGAATGGCTGGACTCTCATCCCAAAGAGGTGGTGATTCTGTCCTTCAGCCACTTCCTTGGTCTGAACCAGGAGCTCCACGTCCGGCTGCTCGCCAACATCCGCGACACATTCGCCTCCAAACTCTGCCCCAAAACG GAGGCGCTAACTCTTCGCAATCTGTGGGCTTTGGGCTACCAGGTGATTGCGTCCTACGAACACAGTATTTCCAGCTCCCACGGCGACCTGTGGCCTCACATTCCCTACTGGTGGGCCAACAAGTGCAGGGCCGAGGCGCTCATCGAGGAGTTTGAGGCAAGAAAGCAACACGGTAGACCAG GCGGTTTCTTCGTCACCGGGATCAATCTGACGGAGGACCTGAAGTACATCTGCACCCACCCCACCGAGTCCCTGAAGGACCTGGTGATGTCCACGTACCCGGCGCTGCTGGGGTGGGTCAGGGAGCAGACGCCCGGCCCCAGACCGGGCTCCCTCAACATCATCGCCGGGGACTTCATCACAGAGAGCCACTTCGCACCCACCGTCATCACGCTGAACGAAAAGCTGCTGAAGTGGTCCTCGTGA
- the si:dkey-66a8.7 gene encoding PI-PLC X domain-containing protein 1, whose amino-acid sequence MDVNNQDWMSALPEELWDIPLTELAIPGSHDAMSYCLDITSPLLRSESDTFWLLDRLFYCVTRPLIFKWATTQDKSIEEQLSKGIRFFDLRVAHKPNDPSDDLYFTHVIYTHLTVLKTLECVEHWLNSHPKEVVILACSHFEGMDDACHELFISHLKKLFGSKLCPRKEPVLSLRRLWASGYQVILSYESQLVARHPQLWPAIPYWWANKIMAQEVIRYLDWNKDMGRPEGFFVSGLNLTAPRSYIARNPKESLRTLTFSNWECLREWVEQQRPGSDPHSLNIIAGDFVGPLPLCSLVIGLNHKLRPKISARFMKEQQQQQL is encoded by the exons ATGGATGTCAACAACCAGGACTGGATGTCCGCCCTACCGGAGGAGCTGTGGGACATTCCCCTGACAGAGCTGGCGATACCTG GCAGCCATGACGCCATGAGTTACTGTCTGGACATAACGTCGCCCCTGCTCAGGTCCGAGTCGGACACCTTCTGGCTCCTGGACCGACTTTTCTACTGCGTCACCAGGCCTCTCATCTTTAAATGGGCCACCACACAG GACAAGAGCATCGAGGAGCAGCTGTCAAAGGGAATCCGGTTCTTCGATCTCCGCGTTGCGCACAAACCCAACGACCCGTCCGACGACCTCTACTTCACACACGTCATCTACACGCACCTGACGGTTCTG AAAACCCTGGAATGCGTCGAGCACTGGCTGAACTCTCACCCGAAGGAGGTCGTCATCCTGGCCTGCAGCCATTTTGAGGGAATGGACGACGCGTGCCACGAATTGTTCATTTCCCACTTGAAGAAGCTGTTCGGCTCAAAGCTGTGTCCCCGGAAG GAGCCGGTCCTGAGCCTGCGGAGGCTCTGGGCGTCCGGTTACCAGGTCATCCTGTCCTACGAATCCCAGCTGGTGGCCAGACACCCGCAGCTGTGGCCCGCCATACCGTACTGGTGGGCGAATAAAATAATGGCACAAGAAGTGATCCGCTACCTGGACTGGAACAAAGACATGGGACGACCAG AGGGCTTCTTCGTCTCCGGCCTGAACCTCACGGCGCCGAGGTCGTACATCGCCAGGAACCCGAAGGAATCCCTGCGGACGCTGACCTTCAGCAACTGGGAGTGTCTGAGGGAGTGGGTGGAGCAGCAGAGACCCGGGTCGGACCCTCACAGCCTCAACATCATAGCGGGGGATTTCGTGGGTCCGCTTCCGCTCTGCTCCCTGGTGATCGGACTGAACCACAAACTGCGGCCAAAGATCTCAGCCCGTTtcatgaaggagcagcagcagcagcagctgtga